One segment of Mus caroli chromosome 6, CAROLI_EIJ_v1.1, whole genome shotgun sequence DNA contains the following:
- the Rerg gene encoding ras-related and estrogen-regulated growth inhibitor isoform X1 — MAKSAEVKLAIFGRAGVGKSAIVVRFLTKRFIWEYDPTLESTYRHQATIDDEVVSMEILDTAGQEDTIQREGHMRWGEGFVLVYDITDRGSFEEVLPLKNILDEVKKPKNVTLILVGNKADLDHSRQVSTEEGEKLATELACAFYECSACTGEGNITEVFYELCREVRRRRMVQGKTRRRSSTTHVKQAINKMLTKISS, encoded by the exons CGATTGTAGTGAGATTTCTGACCAAACGGTTCATCTGGGAGTACGATCCAACCCTCG AATCAACCTACCGACACCAGGCAACCATAGACGATGAAGTTGTTTCTATGGAGATCCTGGACACCGCTGGCCAG GAAGACACCATCCAGAGGGAAGGGCACATGCGCTGGGGAGAAGGCTTCGTGTTGGTTTACGACATCACCGATCGAGGGAGCTTTGAAGAAGTGCTGCCGCTGAAGAACATCTTAGATGAAGTCAAAAAGCCCAAAAACGTGACTCTCATCTTGGTCGGAAACAAAGCCGACTTGGACCACTCCAGACAAGTGAgcacagaggaaggggagaagctGGCGACGGAACTGGCGTGTGCGTTTTACGAATGTTCCGCCTGCACGGGAGAGGGGAACATCACAGAGGTGTTCTATGAGCTCTGTCGAGAGGTGCGTCGAAGGAGGATGGTGCAGGGCAAGACAAGGCGCCGCAGCTCCACCACACACGTCAAGCAAGCGATTAACAAGATGCTCACCAAAATCAGTAGTTAG
- the Rerg gene encoding ras-related and estrogen-regulated growth inhibitor isoform X2, which yields MAGRGSAIVVRFLTKRFIWEYDPTLESTYRHQATIDDEVVSMEILDTAGQEDTIQREGHMRWGEGFVLVYDITDRGSFEEVLPLKNILDEVKKPKNVTLILVGNKADLDHSRQVSTEEGEKLATELACAFYECSACTGEGNITEVFYELCREVRRRRMVQGKTRRRSSTTHVKQAINKMLTKISS from the exons CGATTGTAGTGAGATTTCTGACCAAACGGTTCATCTGGGAGTACGATCCAACCCTCG AATCAACCTACCGACACCAGGCAACCATAGACGATGAAGTTGTTTCTATGGAGATCCTGGACACCGCTGGCCAG GAAGACACCATCCAGAGGGAAGGGCACATGCGCTGGGGAGAAGGCTTCGTGTTGGTTTACGACATCACCGATCGAGGGAGCTTTGAAGAAGTGCTGCCGCTGAAGAACATCTTAGATGAAGTCAAAAAGCCCAAAAACGTGACTCTCATCTTGGTCGGAAACAAAGCCGACTTGGACCACTCCAGACAAGTGAgcacagaggaaggggagaagctGGCGACGGAACTGGCGTGTGCGTTTTACGAATGTTCCGCCTGCACGGGAGAGGGGAACATCACAGAGGTGTTCTATGAGCTCTGTCGAGAGGTGCGTCGAAGGAGGATGGTGCAGGGCAAGACAAGGCGCCGCAGCTCCACCACACACGTCAAGCAAGCGATTAACAAGATGCTCACCAAAATCAGTAGTTAG